The proteins below come from a single Danio aesculapii chromosome 25, fDanAes4.1, whole genome shotgun sequence genomic window:
- the lrrn3a gene encoding leucine-rich repeat neuronal protein 3, with product MKDLLFAVCLLAGLALTNSVQASKWSVVCLKLCKCEIRPWFSPLSMYNEAPTVDCNDLGLLTLPERLPSDTQVLLSQANSIAKIDSPLDYLVNLTEVDLSRNNISSLSNIFIGHLPQLLSLHLEENWLSNLHDNFLAHFPNLQELYVNHNLLSLISAEAFQGLNKLLRLHLNSNQLGAIRSEWFQDLSQLEILMIGENPIARIQDMNFKPLINLRSLVLTRMNLTEIPDSALVGLDKLESVSFYDNMFPKVPQAALRQVRNLKFLDLNKNPIERIQRGDFVDMIHLKELGINSMPELVSIDSFALHNLPELTKIEATNNPRLSYIHPNAFSQLPRLESLMLNSNALRALHHITVESLPNLQEVSIHSNPIYCDCVIRWINMNNTKVRFMELDAILCAGPSEFEGRLVKQVHSREMADICLPLISPESLPDQVNVGTGHLVSLHCRAFADPEPEIYWVTPSGEKIMPQMVSKKYHLHPEGTFDIYGITENEAGQYTCVAHNLIGVDMRSVLVIVNGYYPLLVNESLHIQVENTESNSMSISWVPPKGSLVSNIKWSTKSQHHSLQFTSHVVSNVKKFNLTNLHSLTQYEVCVEITDMQSRHLKNCINATTTEVSKRKNYDVINDGLIISLTAVLLIVSAVACSFICMLRRNDPLYRKLQNQQSEILPSHIKPNWRSRAKANDSETDLTKNSI from the coding sequence ATGAAAGATTTGCTGTTTGCAGTTTGTTTGCTGGCAGGACTCGCACTGACAAACTCAGTTCAGGCCTCTAAATGGAGTGTTGTGTGCCTCAAGCTGTGCAAATGTGAAATCCGACCCTGGTTCTCTCCCTTGTCCATGTATAATGAGGCTCCGACTGTGGACTGTAATGATCTAGGACTTTTGACTCTGCCGGAGAGGTTGCCTTCAGACACACAAGTACTTCTATCACAGGCAAACAGCATTGCAAAGATTGACAGTCCCTTGGACTATCTGGTAAACCTAACCGAGGTAGACCTATCTCGAAATAACATATCATCGCTGAGTAATATCTTTATAGGTCACCTTCCACAACTTTTGTCATTGCACCTAGAAGAGAACTGGCTAAGCAACCTTCATGATAATTTCCTTGCACACTTTCCAAACCTACAAGAGCTCTATGTTAACCATAACCTACTCTCCTTGATCAGTGCAGAGGCTTTCCAAGGGCTTAATAAGCTCTTGAGGCTTCATCTTAATTCCAACCAGCTAGGAGCCATAAGATCAGAGTGGTTTCAGGATCTTTCCCAGCTAGAAATCTTGATGATAGGAGAGAATCCAATTGCCAGAATACAAGACATGAATTTCAAGCCCCTTATCAATCTCCGCAGTCTTGTGCTAACCAGAATGAACCTTACTGAAATCCCTGACAGTGCCCTGGTTGGCCTTGATAAGCTAGAAAGCGTGTCATTCTATGATAATATGTTCCCAAAAGTACCTCAAGCTGCTCTCAGACAAGTGCGGAACCTCAAATTTCTGGACCTTAACAAGAATCCCATAGAGAGGATCCAAAGGGGTGACTTTGTCGACATGATCCATTTGAAAGAACTTGGTATTAACAGCATGCCAGAGTTAGTTTCAATCGACAGCTTTGCATTGCATAACCTACCAGAGCTTACCAAAATCGAAGCCACAAACAATCCCAGACTTTCCTATATTCACCCAAATGCATTTTCTCAACTCCCAAGACTGGAGTCCTTGATGCTGAATAGCAATGCCCTTCGGGCCCTTCATCACATAACAGTGGAATCCTTGCCTAACCTTCAAGAGGTGAGCATCCACTCCAACCCCATTTACTGTGACTGTGTCATTCGCTGGATCAATATGAACAATACCAAGGTCCGCTTTATGGAACTGGATGCCATATTATGCGCAGGGCCTTCAGAGTTTGAAGGTCGTCTTGTCAAGCAGGTGCATTCACGAGAAATGGCAGATATCTGCCTGCCACTAATATCTCCAGAGAGCCTTCCCGATCAAGTAAATGTGGGAACTGGTCATTTGGTGTCTCTGCATTGCAGGGCATTCGCCGACCCTGAACCTGAGATTTATTGGGTCACACCTTCAGGCGAGAAGATCATGCCTCAGATGGTCTCCAAGAAGTATCATCTGCATCCTGAGGGAACGTTTGACATTTATGGTATTACAGAGAATGAAGCTGGACAGTACACCTGTGTGGCCCACAATCTCATAGGTGTGGACATGAGATCTGTCTTGGTCATAGTAAATGGCTATTATCCACTGCTGGTAAATGAATCGCTACACATCCAAGTCGAAAACACAGAGTCAAATTCAATGAGCATTTCTTGGGTGCCACCCAAGGGAAGTCTTGTTTCGAATATTAAGTGGTCAACCAAATCTCAGCACCACTCCTTGCAGTTCACTTCCCATGTTGTGTCAAATGTAAAAAAGTTCAACCTCACAAACTTACACTCGCTGACTCAGTACGAGGTGTGTGTGGAAATTACAGACATGCAAAGTAGACATTTGAAAAACTGCATTAATGCCACCACCACTGAggtttccaaaagaaaaaattatgATGTCATCAATGACGGATTGATAATCAGCCTCACTGCTGTGCTCCTGATTGTGTCTGCAGTGGCCTGTTCGTTCATTTGCATGTTGCGGAGGAATGATCCCCTTTACAGGAAATTACAAAATCAGCAGTCTGAAATATTACCATCACACATTAAACCAAACTGGCGCTCAAGGGCTAAAGCCAATGATTCAGAAACAGACTTGACCAAAAACTCTATTTGA